A single genomic interval of Leptospira semungkisensis harbors:
- a CDS encoding EVE domain-containing protein — MNSKYWIVVASKEHAMRGISEGIIQSCHGKKGPLSRMRKGDWVLVYSSKEMFGGSEACRKFTSLGRISDDLVYPFQMSPDFCPFRRNVEYVTAKEADILPLIPSLKFIPNKKSWGFPFRTGFLEIGPEDFLLISERMGVSVQG, encoded by the coding sequence ATGAACTCAAAGTATTGGATCGTAGTCGCTTCTAAAGAGCATGCAATGCGAGGGATCTCGGAAGGGATTATCCAGTCATGCCACGGCAAGAAGGGCCCTCTTTCTAGAATGAGAAAGGGGGACTGGGTCCTAGTCTATTCTTCTAAAGAAATGTTCGGGGGAAGTGAGGCCTGTCGTAAGTTCACTTCTCTAGGAAGGATATCGGATGATCTGGTGTATCCTTTTCAGATGAGCCCTGACTTTTGTCCTTTCCGAAGAAATGTGGAGTATGTGACAGCAAAGGAAGCGGATATTCTTCCTTTGATTCCTTCTTTGAAATTTATACCGAACAAAAAGTCCTGGGGCTTTCCGTTTCGGACTGGATTCTTGGAGATCGGTCCTGAAGATTTCCTTTTGATCTCGGAAAGGATGGGTGTGAGTGTCCAAGGATAA
- a CDS encoding polyketide cyclase, with product MWKYEYVTEVQGIDAESLWKARADVRNWSKWDSDIEWTKIEGEPTVGKEFLLKPKGGFTCKAVITESEKPFVFGDVTSLPGAKMKFIHFFSEKKNGTEIKVELIITGPLGFLWRKIIGEEQAKGMREEISTFSELVKAEKK from the coding sequence ATGTGGAAGTATGAGTATGTAACCGAGGTCCAGGGAATCGACGCAGAGTCTCTTTGGAAGGCGAGAGCGGACGTTCGGAATTGGTCCAAATGGGATTCGGACATAGAATGGACTAAGATAGAAGGAGAACCTACCGTAGGAAAGGAGTTCCTTCTTAAACCGAAAGGAGGCTTTACCTGCAAGGCAGTGATCACTGAATCGGAAAAACCTTTTGTGTTTGGAGATGTGACTAGTCTTCCCGGAGCAAAAATGAAATTCATCCATTTCTTTTCTGAGAAGAAAAATGGAACTGAGATCAAGGTGGAACTGATCATCACCGGGCCTCTCGGATTTCTTTGGAGAAAGATTATCGGAGAAGAACAAGCCAAAGGAATGAGAGAAGAGATCAGCACCTTCTCCGAGCTCGTAAAGGCGGAAAAGAAATGA
- a CDS encoding esterase/lipase family protein has protein sequence MFRRVRLLIAGILFLAASMVSASGSGSSSKPLAGAYPIVLTHGIFGWGKATSIIDYWGGNAAYLTSQGATVLTPTVTATDSSANRAAQLKTAIQVAMAANNYTGKVHIIGHSQGGLDARYLISNLGFSSKVATLTTLNTPHLGSPLASVIDAVIPSWALPYVATVLNTLVGVVYGQSNQNVVAALKLLTVAGSTTFNNNTPNVSGFKYYSYGSYITVNDVIQHPAMGLLAPITGIGAPFFNQSVLNDGVVTDTSMRWGTWKGGPSIPITTTGIDHLEATNALYLGQAWYDTNGYFLKMAQNAKSNQ, from the coding sequence ATGTTTCGTAGAGTAAGATTGTTGATAGCCGGGATTTTGTTCTTGGCAGCAAGCATGGTGAGTGCTTCCGGAAGTGGTTCTTCCAGCAAGCCTTTAGCAGGTGCATATCCTATCGTTTTGACTCACGGTATTTTTGGTTGGGGCAAGGCCACCAGCATTATTGATTATTGGGGAGGCAATGCAGCTTATTTAACTTCTCAAGGAGCAACCGTTCTGACTCCTACAGTAACTGCTACTGATTCTTCTGCAAACCGCGCGGCTCAGCTGAAGACAGCAATCCAAGTAGCAATGGCAGCGAACAATTATACCGGAAAAGTGCATATTATCGGGCACTCTCAAGGTGGTTTGGACGCAAGATATCTGATCTCTAACCTCGGATTCTCAAGCAAAGTGGCTACTTTAACCACTCTGAACACTCCTCACTTGGGAAGTCCACTTGCGAGCGTGATCGACGCTGTAATCCCTTCTTGGGCACTTCCTTACGTCGCAACCGTTCTAAACACTCTGGTAGGAGTGGTTTATGGACAATCCAATCAGAACGTGGTAGCTGCTCTTAAGCTGCTTACTGTTGCGGGTTCCACTACCTTCAATAATAACACTCCGAACGTTTCTGGATTCAAGTATTACTCCTACGGTTCATACATCACAGTAAATGATGTGATCCAACACCCTGCTATGGGACTACTTGCTCCTATCACCGGAATCGGCGCACCATTCTTCAACCAAAGCGTTCTGAACGACGGAGTCGTTACTGACACTTCTATGAGATGGGGAACTTGGAAGGGAGGTCCTTCTATTCCTATAACTACCACTGGTATTGACCACTTAGAAGCTACAAACGCTCTCTATTTGGGACAAGCTTGGTATGATACGAATGGGTACTTCTTGAAAATGGCCCAAAACGCTAAAAGCAATCAATAG
- the typA gene encoding translational GTPase TypA, with the protein MEIRNIAIIAHVDHGKTTLLDGILRQTGAVTAKEDGERIMDHNDLEKEKGITIKAKNTAVMYKGTRINVVDTPGHADFGGEVERVLSTADSCLLLVDAFDGPMPQTRFVLGKSLQLGHKPILVINKIDRDGARPDAVVDMTFDLFSDLGATDEQLDFPIIYASAKQGWAVSKLGDAPGTNLDPLLDMVLSHVPPVKANIDAALQFQVTSLDYNDYVGRIAIGKIYNGKLQRGMNVVQLSPKQNGRDESQILKVTKLYNFEGLKRNEIEEAEAGDIVAIAGLPDVFIGDTVCEPGKPSAMPAIEVEEPTVSMFFMVNNSPFASKEGKFVTTRNIRERLDRELETNVAMRLEETEDKDRFKILGRGELHLSVLIETMRREGFELQVSRPEVIIKKGENGEKLEPYEYLVMDLPDQFTGSIIAELNRRKGELQLMDAHPSGMTRVEFVIPTRGIIGFRGYFVTETKGEGVMSSRFLRFDLYKGEIPGRKNGALISMDSGDTTGYALWKIQERGELLIDPQTAVYPGMIIGIHSRENDLEVNPVREKKLTNVRSSGADEAIRLVPPRRFSLEQNIEFLDDDELLEVTPQSMRLRKKILDPNMRKRSGK; encoded by the coding sequence ATGGAAATCCGCAATATCGCCATTATCGCACACGTTGACCACGGTAAGACTACCCTCTTGGACGGCATTTTACGCCAAACTGGAGCCGTTACGGCTAAAGAAGACGGGGAAAGGATCATGGACCATAATGATCTCGAAAAAGAGAAAGGGATCACGATCAAGGCCAAGAATACCGCAGTGATGTACAAGGGAACCCGTATCAATGTGGTGGATACCCCTGGTCACGCAGACTTCGGAGGAGAAGTAGAGAGGGTTCTTTCTACTGCGGATTCCTGTCTGCTCCTCGTGGATGCTTTTGACGGACCTATGCCTCAGACCAGATTCGTGCTCGGAAAGTCCCTGCAACTCGGTCACAAGCCTATTTTAGTTATTAATAAGATCGATCGCGACGGAGCTCGTCCGGACGCAGTTGTGGACATGACATTCGATCTATTCAGCGATTTGGGAGCAACAGACGAGCAATTGGATTTCCCGATTATCTATGCTTCTGCAAAGCAAGGATGGGCTGTAAGCAAGCTTGGAGACGCTCCTGGAACAAACCTGGATCCTCTTTTAGATATGGTGCTTTCTCATGTTCCACCTGTAAAAGCAAATATAGACGCAGCACTTCAGTTCCAAGTCACTTCTCTGGATTATAACGATTACGTAGGTCGTATCGCGATCGGTAAGATCTATAACGGAAAGCTCCAAAGAGGAATGAATGTGGTGCAACTCTCTCCTAAGCAAAACGGAAGAGACGAGTCACAAATACTCAAAGTAACGAAATTATACAACTTCGAAGGACTCAAGAGAAACGAGATCGAAGAGGCAGAAGCAGGAGATATCGTTGCGATTGCTGGTCTTCCGGATGTGTTTATCGGAGACACTGTTTGCGAGCCTGGAAAGCCTTCTGCCATGCCGGCGATCGAAGTAGAAGAACCTACAGTTTCCATGTTCTTCATGGTTAACAACTCTCCTTTTGCAAGTAAGGAAGGAAAATTCGTAACCACTCGAAATATCAGAGAGCGCCTGGACAGGGAATTAGAAACCAACGTGGCAATGCGTTTGGAAGAGACCGAAGACAAGGACCGCTTCAAGATCCTAGGCCGTGGAGAATTGCATCTTTCCGTTCTTATTGAGACAATGAGAAGAGAAGGATTCGAACTACAGGTTTCTCGCCCTGAAGTAATCATCAAGAAAGGCGAAAACGGAGAAAAACTGGAGCCTTACGAATATCTCGTAATGGATCTTCCAGACCAATTCACCGGAAGCATTATTGCAGAATTGAACCGCAGAAAAGGCGAACTCCAACTCATGGATGCACATCCATCCGGAATGACCAGAGTGGAATTCGTGATCCCAACCAGAGGGATTATCGGTTTTAGAGGATATTTCGTAACCGAGACCAAGGGAGAAGGGGTAATGTCTAGCCGCTTCCTACGCTTTGATCTCTACAAGGGAGAGATCCCTGGTAGAAAGAACGGGGCTTTGATCTCTATGGACTCTGGAGATACAACCGGTTATGCTCTTTGGAAAATCCAAGAAAGGGGAGAACTTCTGATCGATCCTCAAACTGCAGTGTATCCTGGAATGATTATTGGGATCCACAGCAGAGAAAACGATCTAGAAGTGAATCCAGTCAGAGAGAAGAAGCTTACCAACGTTCGTTCTTCTGGAGCGGATGAGGCGATCCGTTTGGTTCCTCCTCGCAGATTCAGCTTGGAGCAGAATATCGAATTCTTGGACGACGATGAATTGTTAGAGGTAACTCCTCAAAGCATGAGACTTCGTAAGAAGATCCTAGATCCTAACATGAGAAAGCGTTCCGGAAAATAA
- a CDS encoding pirin family protein: MRYLTSKQKDLGDSFIVRRILPHIEARSVGPFVFLDHMGPVPIQAGTELVVRPHPHIGLATVTYLYDGVITHRDSIGMVEDIRPFEVNWMTAGSGIVHSERSKLDPEYSILEGIQTWVALPKEFEETSPEFFHYSQDQLPVLSGGGWELRLIAGAFMGEVSPVKVYSPLFYADLEVEAGAEVELPVPSEQEGGIYVARGKADAEGKIITIGDMAIYPKGGSVKFRAEEASRIVLLGGTPLSTPRHMYWNFVSSSQERIEQAKSDWKEDRFAHVPGETDRIPLPEH, from the coding sequence ATGAGATACCTTACCTCGAAACAGAAAGATTTAGGCGATTCATTTATAGTTAGAAGGATACTTCCTCATATTGAGGCCCGTTCCGTAGGACCTTTCGTATTCTTGGATCACATGGGCCCTGTCCCCATCCAAGCTGGTACTGAATTGGTTGTTCGGCCTCATCCTCATATAGGCCTCGCAACGGTGACCTATCTCTACGATGGGGTCATTACTCATAGGGACAGCATCGGAATGGTCGAAGATATTCGTCCTTTCGAGGTGAATTGGATGACCGCCGGTTCCGGGATCGTTCATAGCGAAAGGTCCAAATTAGATCCGGAGTATTCTATCCTGGAAGGGATCCAGACCTGGGTGGCCTTGCCAAAGGAATTTGAAGAAACTTCTCCTGAATTCTTTCATTATAGCCAGGACCAACTGCCGGTTCTCAGCGGAGGAGGTTGGGAACTTCGCTTAATAGCGGGCGCGTTCATGGGGGAAGTTTCTCCAGTTAAAGTATATTCTCCCTTATTCTATGCGGATCTGGAAGTTGAGGCTGGCGCGGAAGTGGAGCTTCCGGTTCCTTCTGAACAAGAGGGAGGAATCTATGTGGCCAGAGGAAAGGCGGACGCAGAGGGAAAGATCATCACTATAGGCGATATGGCCATTTATCCTAAAGGAGGAAGCGTGAAGTTCAGGGCAGAAGAAGCCTCTCGCATCGTTCTTTTAGGAGGAACGCCTCTTTCTACCCCTAGGCACATGTATTGGAATTTCGTATCAAGCTCTCAGGAGAGAATAGAACAAGCCAAGTCGGATTGGAAAGAGGACAGGTTTGCTCACGTTCCCGGAGAGACGGATAGAATTCCATTACCAGAACACTGA
- the rplU gene encoding 50S ribosomal protein L21 has product MFAIISVGNRQFKVTQDLEFLTEKTGKNAGETFDAKVLLFAENNKVHIGSPELKSAKVSLKVLEDVKGEKVHGYVYKKRKNYQKTWGHRQKLQKVKVVSLSAV; this is encoded by the coding sequence ATGTTCGCGATCATCTCTGTCGGCAACCGACAATTTAAAGTTACTCAGGATCTTGAATTCCTGACTGAAAAAACCGGAAAGAATGCCGGCGAAACCTTCGACGCGAAGGTGCTTTTATTTGCTGAAAATAATAAAGTTCATATCGGATCTCCAGAACTGAAATCTGCGAAGGTTTCTCTGAAAGTATTGGAAGACGTAAAGGGTGAAAAAGTTCACGGATACGTTTACAAGAAACGTAAGAACTACCAAAAGACCTGGGGACACAGACAAAAACTACAAAAAGTTAAGGTAGTTTCTCTCTCGGCGGTTTGA
- a CDS encoding ribosomal-processing cysteine protease Prp — MIRIRILRKGEEILGLESSGHASKMHGSKGENLLCAAVGVLVQTLYLHLHQEGFTEEAVIGDGLLNFKIRSERKKDPIVLTSFNLVRSGLENLREQYPSEIELIGE; from the coding sequence TTGATCCGAATCCGAATACTCCGAAAAGGAGAAGAGATCTTAGGTTTGGAATCTTCCGGGCATGCTTCCAAGATGCACGGATCCAAAGGTGAAAATCTTCTCTGCGCCGCTGTCGGGGTACTCGTTCAAACTCTTTACCTGCATTTACATCAGGAAGGGTTTACAGAAGAAGCGGTGATCGGGGACGGACTCTTAAATTTTAAGATCCGCTCCGAAAGAAAGAAAGATCCGATCGTTCTTACGAGCTTTAACTTGGTGAGAAGTGGATTGGAAAACTTGAGGGAACAATATCCCTCAGAAATAGAACTCATAGGAGAATAA
- the rpmA gene encoding 50S ribosomal protein L27: MAHKKGGGSSKNGRDSQSKRLGVKRFGGELVLAGNILVRQRGTRLNPGKNVGVGKDHTLYSLVEGHVKFEYVSKTKLQVSVYPK, encoded by the coding sequence ATGGCACATAAGAAAGGTGGCGGTTCATCCAAAAACGGTCGTGATTCCCAATCCAAACGTCTTGGTGTAAAACGTTTCGGAGGAGAGCTGGTTTTAGCGGGCAATATCCTTGTTCGTCAAAGAGGAACTAGATTGAATCCAGGAAAGAACGTGGGAGTCGGCAAAGACCACACCCTGTATTCTCTAGTCGAAGGTCACGTGAAGTTTGAATACGTCTCTAAGACGAAGCTTCAAGTTTCCGTTTACCCGAAATAA
- the obgE gene encoding GTPase ObgE, with protein MEKFLDEVLIEVTAGHGGAGSMHFRREKYVEFGGPDGGDGGVGGNILLRTNLSMVTLDRYLTKRRFRAQDGFPGEGNERSGKKGEDLLLHVPLGTQVYDEESGELLYDFVKDDMEFLVVKGGRGGKGNTHFKSSTHQTPKFSQPGEDGEYKHLRLSLKLLADVGIVGLPNAGKSTLLSKITEAHPKIAGYAFTTLSPNLGVVKRKGDIYRYTIADIPGIVEGASKGIGLGLSFLRHIERVKGILYVFDASALDIKSDFKMLQSELQTYNPELLNRPHLIVLNKIDVWEDQSFTQELLESVSSLGKVVPISAQEELNLEVLLETMDTTFFQKEWEALESSNRNKEGSDE; from the coding sequence ATGGAAAAATTCTTAGACGAAGTGCTGATAGAAGTCACCGCAGGCCATGGCGGAGCCGGTTCTATGCATTTTCGTCGTGAGAAGTATGTGGAATTCGGAGGCCCTGATGGTGGCGACGGTGGCGTGGGAGGAAATATACTTCTTCGCACCAATCTCTCCATGGTAACCTTGGATCGCTATCTCACCAAGAGAAGGTTCCGAGCACAGGACGGTTTTCCTGGAGAAGGAAACGAAAGGTCCGGCAAAAAGGGAGAAGATCTCCTACTCCATGTTCCTCTAGGCACTCAGGTCTATGATGAGGAAAGCGGAGAACTACTTTACGATTTCGTAAAGGACGATATGGAATTCCTCGTTGTCAAGGGAGGCAGAGGAGGAAAGGGAAATACTCACTTCAAATCTTCCACACATCAGACTCCTAAGTTCTCTCAGCCTGGAGAAGACGGAGAATACAAACATCTTCGCTTAAGCCTGAAACTTTTGGCAGATGTAGGAATCGTCGGTCTTCCGAACGCAGGCAAGTCCACCCTTCTCTCCAAGATCACCGAGGCTCACCCTAAGATCGCAGGATATGCGTTTACTACTCTTTCTCCCAATCTAGGAGTCGTGAAACGCAAAGGCGATATCTATCGTTATACTATCGCCGATATTCCAGGAATTGTAGAAGGTGCAAGTAAAGGAATCGGACTTGGACTTTCCTTTCTTCGTCATATTGAAAGAGTAAAAGGTATATTATATGTTTTTGATGCGAGTGCTCTCGATATCAAAAGCGATTTTAAGATGCTCCAGTCAGAGCTCCAGACCTATAATCCTGAATTATTGAATCGTCCCCATCTAATCGTTTTGAATAAGATAGATGTCTGGGAAGACCAAAGCTTTACCCAAGAGCTTTTGGAATCGGTATCTTCTCTCGGAAAGGTTGTGCCTATCTCCGCTCAGGAAGAACTGAATCTAGAAGTATTATTAGAAACAATGGATACAACCTTCTTCCAAAAGGAATGGGAGGCTTTAGAGTCGAGCAATCGGAACAAGGAAGGTTCGGATGAATAG
- the proB gene encoding glutamate 5-kinase: MNRKDYDSRILSSKKIVIKIGSARLSGSEEEVNDFLFNLVSDIRHLKDQGKEVIIVSSGAIARGRKLLASLSNFKQAGESLPEKQALAAVGQNRLVNLYDSFFSKVNIPIAQILFGVVDLETGEGFKNLKNTFGQLLQWGILPIVNENDSVATEEVKFGDNDVLSAIVSLIVEADLLIILTGVEGFLKDGKTVPFLSEVGDPELSQAGGPSGPGTGGMYTKLKAASILNEAGIPCGIIDGNSKNCVRRFLETNTLGTLVFSNGKEKSFSEEEIKAILRSKRNGGQE; encoded by the coding sequence ATGAATAGAAAGGACTATGATTCCAGAATACTCTCCTCCAAAAAGATCGTAATTAAGATAGGCTCCGCTCGCCTTTCCGGTTCCGAAGAGGAAGTGAACGATTTTCTATTCAATCTTGTATCGGACATTCGTCATTTGAAAGACCAGGGCAAGGAAGTCATCATCGTGTCTTCCGGAGCGATCGCAAGAGGAAGAAAACTACTCGCATCTCTCTCCAATTTCAAACAAGCGGGAGAGTCCCTTCCCGAAAAACAGGCTTTGGCAGCAGTGGGCCAGAACCGTTTGGTGAACTTATACGATAGCTTCTTCTCCAAAGTAAATATTCCGATCGCTCAGATCCTTTTCGGGGTCGTGGACTTGGAAACCGGTGAAGGCTTTAAGAATCTGAAGAATACCTTCGGACAGCTTCTGCAGTGGGGAATTCTTCCGATCGTGAACGAGAACGATTCGGTCGCCACAGAAGAAGTAAAATTCGGAGATAACGATGTTCTTTCCGCCATCGTAAGTCTAATTGTAGAAGCGGATCTTCTTATTATTCTCACAGGTGTAGAAGGTTTTCTGAAAGATGGAAAGACCGTCCCCTTTTTAAGCGAAGTAGGAGATCCTGAACTTTCCCAAGCAGGAGGACCAAGCGGCCCGGGCACAGGTGGAATGTACACCAAGCTTAAGGCAGCTTCCATCCTAAACGAGGCAGGAATTCCTTGCGGAATCATCGATGGGAATTCTAAAAATTGCGTGCGCAGGTTTTTAGAAACGAATACACTCGGTACATTAGTATTCTCGAATGGAAAAGAGAAAAGCTTCTCGGAGGAAGAAATTAAGGCAATCCTCCGATCCAAGCGCAACGGAGGACAGGAATGA
- a CDS encoding glutamate-5-semialdehyde dehydrogenase, with product MIQRSTESAYVEELCKGAKASYRQIRFLNSSQKNHVLERLASSLLARKEEILKENAKDLEAGKVKGLSSALLDRLTLDEKRIQGLSKAVLEIKALPDPVGETVRGLTLPNGVRLNTKRVPLGVVMVIYESRPNVTIDVGALSFKSGNACILRGGSEAIHSNTILAKIFQDCLQEAGLPPNAVTFVDRTEREYMIPFLQQTSYIDIVVPRGGEGLIRFVSENSLIPVVKHDKGVVNLYIDKSADPKKVVPIAINSKVQRPGVCNAAENLIIHSEYPYTKELLEELAAKGVQLLLDPRSLAIYPKGKAVTEEDYMEEFLDLRFSVKTVDNIQEAIDFIEVTSSGHTEAIVTEDVSAANFFARHLDSAAIFVNVSTRFHDGGEFGLGAEVGISTGKLHVRGPMGLVHLTTTTTYAEGEGQIRS from the coding sequence ATGATCCAAAGATCTACAGAATCCGCGTATGTAGAAGAACTCTGTAAAGGAGCCAAGGCTTCTTATAGACAGATCCGATTCTTAAACTCTTCTCAGAAAAATCATGTCTTAGAAAGACTCGCCTCTTCTCTTCTTGCAAGAAAGGAAGAGATCTTAAAAGAGAATGCGAAAGATCTGGAAGCTGGAAAAGTTAAAGGTCTTTCTTCTGCGCTCTTAGATCGACTTACCTTGGATGAAAAAAGGATCCAAGGATTATCCAAGGCAGTCTTAGAGATCAAGGCGCTTCCGGATCCTGTGGGAGAAACTGTCAGAGGACTCACACTTCCTAACGGAGTACGATTGAATACGAAGAGAGTTCCTCTCGGCGTAGTCATGGTAATCTATGAATCTAGACCCAATGTGACCATTGATGTGGGAGCTCTTTCTTTTAAATCAGGCAATGCTTGTATCTTAAGAGGAGGCTCTGAAGCTATCCATTCCAACACAATCCTTGCTAAAATATTTCAGGATTGCTTACAGGAAGCAGGTCTTCCGCCTAACGCAGTTACTTTTGTGGACAGAACGGAAAGAGAATATATGATCCCTTTCCTCCAACAAACTTCTTATATTGATATCGTTGTACCGAGAGGCGGAGAAGGTTTGATCCGATTCGTCTCTGAGAATTCCTTAATCCCTGTAGTAAAACATGATAAGGGAGTCGTGAATCTGTACATAGACAAGTCTGCCGATCCTAAGAAAGTAGTTCCGATTGCGATCAACTCTAAGGTGCAAAGACCGGGAGTCTGCAACGCTGCCGAAAATCTAATTATACATTCAGAATATCCTTATACAAAAGAGCTCTTGGAAGAATTGGCAGCGAAAGGAGTACAACTTCTTTTGGATCCTAGATCTCTTGCGATCTATCCGAAAGGCAAAGCAGTTACGGAAGAGGATTATATGGAAGAATTCTTGGACCTAAGATTCTCCGTTAAGACTGTGGATAATATCCAAGAAGCAATTGACTTTATAGAAGTGACTAGCTCTGGTCATACCGAAGCGATCGTGACCGAAGATGTTTCCGCTGCGAATTTCTTTGCTCGCCATTTAGATTCAGCCGCAATCTTTGTGAATGTCTCTACTCGTTTTCATGATGGTGGAGAGTTCGGTCTCGGAGCGGAAGTCGGAATCTCTACCGGCAAATTGCATGTGAGAGGTCCGATGGGACTCGTTCACTTAACAACCACAACCACTTATGCAGAAGGAGAAGGCCAGATCCGAAGTTGA
- a CDS encoding nicotinate-nicotinamide nucleotide adenylyltransferase codes for MSSSQLTGVFGGSFDPPHLGHLGIAESFWKNFPNAEELVIIPNYSSPWKLGKKASPEDVLSLVRAQFSHLAKTRIWEWELQQEKSNYTEETLAELLQEKPNSKLALLIGEDNYSGFHKWRNWEKILDQISLLLVFRRFSVSIPPNQELKEFHDKILFLDNPIVEAASVELRSHLNESIHKKEKPDVLSQEVWDLILEKECYITE; via the coding sequence ATGAGTTCTTCCCAGTTGACCGGTGTATTTGGAGGAAGTTTCGATCCTCCTCATTTGGGGCATTTGGGAATTGCGGAAAGTTTTTGGAAAAATTTTCCGAATGCAGAAGAGCTTGTGATTATCCCGAATTATTCCTCTCCTTGGAAACTAGGAAAGAAAGCTTCTCCTGAAGACGTTCTCTCTTTAGTAAGAGCTCAATTTTCTCATCTTGCAAAGACAAGAATCTGGGAATGGGAACTTCAACAAGAAAAATCGAATTATACAGAAGAGACCTTGGCGGAACTTCTGCAAGAGAAGCCAAACTCTAAACTCGCTCTTTTGATCGGTGAGGACAATTATTCTGGATTTCACAAATGGAGAAATTGGGAAAAGATACTAGATCAAATCTCCCTTCTACTTGTATTCCGTAGATTTTCAGTTTCCATTCCTCCCAACCAAGAGTTGAAAGAATTCCATGATAAGATCTTGTTCTTAGACAATCCGATCGTCGAGGCTGCTTCTGTCGAATTAAGATCTCATCTAAACGAATCCATTCATAAGAAAGAAAAACCAGATGTACTCTCCCAAGAAGTCTGGGATCTCATTCTAGAAAAAGAATGTTATATAACGGAATGA
- the yqeK gene encoding bis(5'-nucleosyl)-tetraphosphatase (symmetrical) YqeK, giving the protein MIPETVQAQIHFFWEIVPKEITHTRWEHSIRVAEIAKELALIHAPDLSEEAYLSGIVHDITKQKTKDFHLDLFEKVGDSESPNLPEAAWHSRSGAHFLQTEFGLKRESVLGAVRHHTLGGNDLSLLECILYASDFLGSDFAERQPDYSDWRREAKENLYSAVLNKAKHTLQDLLDHKRDIHPRTIAMYHFALGKLSN; this is encoded by the coding sequence ATGATCCCTGAAACAGTACAAGCTCAGATCCATTTTTTTTGGGAGATCGTTCCGAAGGAAATCACTCACACACGTTGGGAACATAGCATTCGTGTGGCTGAGATCGCAAAAGAGCTAGCTCTCATTCACGCACCCGATCTTTCTGAAGAAGCCTACTTGTCCGGGATCGTTCATGATATTACAAAACAAAAGACCAAAGATTTCCATTTAGATTTATTCGAAAAGGTAGGAGACTCCGAATCCCCAAATTTACCGGAAGCAGCTTGGCATTCTCGTTCGGGAGCTCATTTTCTCCAAACAGAGTTCGGCCTCAAAAGAGAATCCGTTTTGGGAGCGGTACGTCATCATACTTTAGGTGGAAATGATCTGAGTCTCCTTGAGTGTATTCTATATGCTTCCGATTTCTTGGGTTCTGATTTTGCGGAAAGACAGCCTGATTATTCGGATTGGAGAAGAGAGGCCAAAGAAAATCTTTACTCTGCAGTTTTGAATAAGGCCAAACATACCCTGCAAGATCTTTTGGATCATAAGAGAGACATTCACCCTCGAACGATAGCCATGTATCATTTTGCCCTCGGAAAATTATCCAATTGA